The following are from one region of the Bactrocera oleae isolate idBacOlea1 chromosome 6, idBacOlea1, whole genome shotgun sequence genome:
- the LOC106619565 gene encoding uncharacterized protein, translated as MILSIFFLAIFIVKLDCAHPHPVQVSDEVIEIEKQRLVKFPDEIELRQDSAANSTDSKNLNIDEAQRILQEIEKINHALGYIRKQSEPSRLPPILDSSQYLFPKPAAQPFHQQNHQTSGMKGGTILIPSIRSIALPRQYITSYSISKGVENIGSLRQLQTAKDSSTKNYKYVFQPNEVVLPALHSGDKRQKLPTHFAIPVRLYRLNKMEYINKNAPQQFGVKGYKIVGDVDNFYGKAKRKIKETNEAKAELSTKYHLFFLPREVATLKELDQDISKLSRMRLEAKQNSQDNNSREKKGVGIQRPYRIQTTATSSISDISSNANVTTQIVRKRVIPKPLSEAAEQQIVLGATNSFNNNNNANSNSNMNLNNNPTMHNNPSQNTNQFNARPGILKFPNIANIARPNDHKNTTPGNSIKNAFQNIFKLPFLQDSKPNMTVGELGQTLQMSTNPFFTTQANQHTQTLYDIVGSKQPQKGSDYQWEDESSSSASEDEEINSTEHEQKHIFGNQQNGELKTQMEAVKQGGIIIQRLKVRKGGIAIAGPGGVATAGSGGTAIVGPGGYALTHPRSLTIAGPGAKVIAIPSSVDLKEALQRTNLHDQIIPSEGKIVATGPTVYYSPPT; from the exons ATGATTCTGTCGATT ttttttttagcaatatttattgttaaacTTGATTGCGCTCATCCTCATCCGGTGCAAGTCAGTGACGAGGTTATCGA AATCGAAAAACAAAGGCTAGTCAAATTTCCAGACGAAATTGAACTTCGACAAGATTCTGCAGCCAACAGTAccgattcaaaaaatttaaatattgatgaagCTCAACGCATCCtacaagaaattgaaaaaattaatcatGCATTGGGATATATTCGCAAACAATCGGAGCCATCTAGGCTTCCGCCTATTTTAGATTCAAGTCAGTACTTATTCCCAAAACCAGCTGCACAACCCTTTCATCAGCAAAACCATCAAACTTCTGGCATGAAGGGAGGTACCATTTTAATTCCTTCTATTAGGTCAATAGCCCTTCCGCGTCAATATATAACATCTTACTCAATCTCTAAAGGCGTGGAGAATATTGGATCTTTACGTCAATTACAAACCGCAAAAGACAgttcaacaaaaaattataaatatgtttttcaacCAAATGAAGTAGTATTGCCTGCGCTCCACAGTGGGGACAAGCGACAGAAGCTGCCTACACATTTTGCAATACCCGTGCGTCTCTATAGACTTAATAAGatggaatatataaataagaatgCACCACAGCAATTCGGTGTCAAAGGATATAAAATAGTTGGTGATGTCGATAATTTTTATGGCAAGGCAAagcgaaaaattaaagaaacaaatGAAGCAAAGGCTGAATTATCAACAAAATATCATCTATTTTTCCTTCCACGTGAGGTAGCTACGCTGAAGGAATTAGATCAAGACATTTCCAAACTCTCCCGCATGAGATTGGAAGCGAAACAAAATTCACAAGATAATAATTCTAGAGAGAAGAAAGGTGTTGGTATTCAAAGGCCCTATAGAATACAAACTACAGCAACAAGTAGTATCAGCGATATTAGCTCTAATGCAAATGTTACAACACAAATTGTTCGAAAACGTGTTATACCGAAACCATTAAGTGAAGCGGCAGAACAACAAATTGTTTTAGGAGCTACTAACTCcttcaataataataacaatgccAATTCGAATAGTAATATGAATCTCAATAACAATCCAACAATGCATAACAACCCAAGTCAAAACACGAATCAATTCAATGCAAGACCCGGTATTTTGAAATTCCCCAACATTGCGAACATTGCCCGTCCAAACGATCACAAAAACACTACTCCtggaaattctattaaaaacgcttttcaaaatatttttaaattaccaTTTCTTCAGGATAGCAAACCTAATATGACGGTGGGCGAGTTGGGGCAAACTCTACAAATGTCCACAAATCCTTTTTTTACAACACAAGCCAATCAGCATACGCAAACACTTTACGATATTGTTGGTTCAAAACAACCCCAGAAAGGAAGTGATTACCAATGGGAGGATGAATCGAGTAGTAGCGCCTCCGAAGATGAAGAAATTAATTCCACTGAACATGAGCAAAAACACATATTCGGTAATCAGCAGAATGGGGAGCTAAAAACTCAAATGGAGGCTGTTAAACAGGGTGGTATTATAATTCAACGCCTCAAGGTACGAAAAGGTGGCATTGCCATTGCGGGCCCTGGCGGTGTGGCGACTGCAGGGAGCGGAGGCACAGCTATTGTTGGACCCGGAGGCTATGCGCTTACACATCCTCGTAGTTTAACTATTGCTGGGCCAGGTGCCAAGGTGATTGCCATACCTTCCAGCGTTGATCTAAAAGAAGCGTTACAAAGAACTAATCTGCACGATCAAATTATTCCTAGCGAGGGCAAAATTGTTGCTACTGGTCCAACTGTGTATTATTCTCCACCAACATAA
- the LOC118679746 gene encoding uncharacterized protein has protein sequence MFIISPPSIPTASVKSLSSKKASISTSEGHGQLNNKPPTSIAFEQDFNRIQIAAARLVALQEVAKRKGSFSEEDNRIYAESLLELGHAAQNLANLHETGQIKDFSLLLQPDFELPHNKPLVPPESVAEIETSGGEQKVDEVTEQLFNEEDLLPPNTEDPYEDVSDTVAVTAPKKDASVAEAKPIGLSIAGEGGVASSKPNAIALSGRNGLAVSAPKATAIAGVSAEEAAAFSVSIPNRNNLVIKNVNHMPQRPVYDDYIEDYSDVLPSRSTFTRDTTVTHGSSIPVVNKKTKLLGVTEAGSELAFADSLVKQWKTIIAEDYSASARNAPKLTSTKYLKEVSEFPQRSIDKKAYY, from the exons ATGTTTATCATAAGCCCACCATCTATTCCTACTGCCAGCGTCAAATCCCTTAGCAGTAAGAAAGCTAGTATTTCAACATCGGAAGGCCATGGTCAACTTAACAACAAACCGCCAACGTCGATTGCATTTGAACAAGATTTTAACCGAATACAGATAGCAGCAGCTCGTCTAGTTGCCCTTCAAGAAGTAGCAAAGCGTAAGGGTTCTTTTAGTGAGGAAGATAATCGTATTTATGCAGAGAGTTTACTGGAGTTGGGACATGCCGCACAGAACTTAGCGAATTTACACGAAACCGGCCAAATTAAAGATTTTAGTCTACTCCTACAACCCGATTTTGAACTACCGCATAATAAACCTTTGGTTCCACCGGAGTCAGTAGCTGAAATTGAAACTTCTGGTGGCGAACAAAAAGTTGACGAAGTTACAGAGCAACTGTTCAACGAAGAAGATCTTCTGCCTCCAAATACAGAGGATCCTTATGAGGACGTCAGTGATACAGTAGCAGTGACTGCGCCGAAAAAAGACGCTTCTGTTGCTGAAGCTAAACCAATAG GATTATCAATTGCCGGCGAAGGTGGTGTTGCCTCATCTAAACCCAATGCAATAGCACTTTCTGGACGCAATGGTCTAGCAGTTTCCGCCCCTAAGGCGACTGCTATTGCAGGTGTATCAGCAGAAGAGGCAGCTGCTTTTAGTGTATCAATACCTAATAGAAATAATCTGGTCATAAAAAATGTGAATCACATGCCACAACGACCTGTGTATGATGACTACATCGAAGACTACAGTGACGTTTTACCATCACGTTCGACATTTACTCGTGATACGACGGTCACACATGGTTCATCTATTCCTGTtgtcaataaaaaaacaaagctgCTGGGTGTAACAGAAGCTGGCAGTGAGCTTGCTTTCGCTGATTCTTTAGTTAAACAATGGAAGACTATAATAGCCGAGGATTATTCCGCATCAGCACGAAATGCTCCTAAACTGACATCAACAAAATACCTTAAGGAAGTGAGCGAATTCCCACAAAGATCAATCGATAAAAAGGCCTACtattaa